From Vibrio tritonius, the proteins below share one genomic window:
- a CDS encoding VWA domain-containing protein → MSDFVFLSPYWLLTLLPLGLVLLWLSLSRHQQTLIAPHLAQAMGLGVQRKRSRTLSLLALVWTLAAVALAGPSIQKQARPTYSNGSARVLVMDMSMSQYATDISPNRLTQQRYKALDLLKGWRDGYTGLVAFAGGAYTVSPLTSDSATIANLVPNLAPQIMPTPGANVVAGVKKAIEMMTNARMGKGDIVLLTDDIDENQSAQLVSLLKGTHWKLMVLAMGTPQGAPIQLSDGSLMKDGQGDTIVAKVDFNTMRTLTQDLGGVFVPYRGDEQDVSTLLSATKAVQAIQGKNGTKTVTERINNGYWLLFPILLFALLLFRRGVLFIFIAMALPTLAPNHAYASPWLTPDQEGYQAYQNKDYNGAAQKFKDPKWLGAARYQAGDYQGAIDALSQVENPDEDTHYNLANAYAQAKQLDKAQELYESILKDDPNNADAKHNLQVVKQAKKQQQQQQQQQKNNQSSSKNNSSKPNEQQGDKHSQQNQKQSDKGENNNHGNKQGTQNQSSSAQGNNTSQADKQGGDQTKKNPKSGQVKQKQANKGQKSADKDAKNHGNNKQNSADKQGSNQQAIPSPQTAQDGAKPNGGKQQAQANVAQNSSAKEVDPELRKLDQVESVRDPSQLLRAQLYLQAQDQGETDTQGKKW, encoded by the coding sequence ATGTCTGATTTTGTTTTTCTCTCTCCTTACTGGCTACTGACCTTATTGCCACTGGGATTGGTATTACTATGGCTTAGTTTAAGTCGACATCAACAGACGTTAATTGCCCCCCATCTTGCTCAGGCGATGGGATTAGGAGTGCAGCGTAAACGCAGTCGTACTCTCTCACTATTGGCTTTAGTTTGGACGTTAGCTGCCGTCGCTCTAGCAGGCCCAAGCATACAAAAACAAGCGCGCCCAACCTACAGCAACGGGAGTGCTCGTGTTTTGGTAATGGATATGTCGATGTCACAATATGCTACCGATATCTCCCCAAACCGCTTAACCCAACAGCGCTACAAAGCCCTTGATTTACTCAAAGGCTGGCGAGATGGCTATACCGGTTTAGTCGCATTTGCGGGCGGAGCTTACACCGTTAGCCCGCTGACCAGTGACAGTGCAACCATCGCTAATTTAGTGCCTAACCTAGCACCACAAATCATGCCAACCCCAGGGGCTAACGTGGTTGCAGGTGTAAAAAAAGCCATCGAAATGATGACCAATGCGAGAATGGGTAAAGGCGATATTGTACTGCTCACTGATGACATAGATGAAAACCAAAGTGCGCAGTTAGTCTCTCTGCTTAAAGGGACACACTGGAAACTCATGGTGCTAGCGATGGGAACCCCACAAGGCGCGCCTATTCAGTTAAGTGATGGTTCGTTGATGAAAGATGGGCAAGGCGACACCATCGTAGCAAAAGTGGATTTCAATACCATGCGTACGCTTACACAAGATTTAGGCGGTGTTTTTGTTCCTTATCGTGGTGATGAGCAAGATGTATCGACCCTACTGAGCGCCACTAAAGCGGTTCAAGCCATTCAAGGAAAGAACGGTACAAAAACGGTCACCGAACGCATCAACAATGGCTATTGGCTTCTGTTTCCAATCCTGCTGTTCGCTCTGTTATTGTTTCGTCGCGGGGTACTGTTTATCTTTATCGCTATGGCGCTGCCTACGCTCGCCCCAAATCACGCCTATGCTTCCCCATGGCTAACGCCGGATCAAGAAGGCTATCAAGCCTATCAAAATAAAGATTACAATGGCGCTGCCCAGAAGTTTAAAGATCCCAAATGGCTTGGTGCAGCTCGTTATCAAGCCGGCGATTATCAAGGTGCCATCGACGCGTTATCTCAAGTAGAAAACCCGGACGAGGACACTCACTATAATCTTGCCAATGCTTATGCCCAAGCCAAACAGCTAGATAAGGCGCAAGAGCTGTATGAATCGATCTTAAAAGACGACCCAAACAACGCTGACGCAAAACATAATTTGCAAGTGGTAAAACAAGCTAAAAAGCAACAGCAACAGCAACAGCAACAGCAGAAAAATAATCAATCGTCATCGAAAAACAACTCATCAAAACCGAATGAGCAACAAGGTGACAAACATTCGCAACAAAACCAAAAGCAATCTGACAAAGGCGAAAATAACAACCACGGTAATAAGCAAGGAACTCAAAACCAATCCTCTTCCGCTCAAGGCAATAACACGTCTCAGGCGGATAAGCAGGGAGGCGACCAAACCAAAAAAAATCCGAAGTCTGGTCAGGTAAAGCAAAAACAGGCCAATAAGGGCCAAAAGTCTGCAGATAAAGACGCAAAAAATCACGGTAATAACAAGCAAAACAGCGCAGATAAACAAGGCAGTAACCAACAAGCCATCCCTTCGCCACAAACGGCGCAAGACGGGGCTAAACCAAATGGCGGAAAGCAGCAAGCTCAAGCAAACGTCGCACAAAACAGCTCTGCAAAAGAGGTCGATCCGGAACTGCGTAAATTGGATCAAGTTGAAAGCGTGCGCGATCCGAGTCAGCTACTGCGTGCTCAACTTTATTTGCAAGCTCAAGACCAAGGTGAAACCGATACGCAAGGTAAGAAGTGGTAA
- a CDS encoding L,D-transpeptidase family protein, which produces MKLVWFALLCLVALPTMAAVDWVKVDKSKRRMYLYEHGELVREYRIALGKEPKGHKHQEGDQRTPEGLYYLDNISAQTHFYKAFHISYPNKQDIAYAKLHDLDPGGDVKVHGLKNGTTARPEFVQSFDWTNGCIALTNDEMDEFITLVPVGTPISIEW; this is translated from the coding sequence ATGAAGTTAGTCTGGTTTGCACTGCTTTGCTTGGTCGCCTTACCTACAATGGCAGCGGTGGATTGGGTCAAGGTCGATAAGTCTAAACGGCGCATGTATCTCTATGAACACGGCGAACTCGTTCGTGAATATCGGATTGCTTTAGGTAAGGAACCTAAAGGACATAAACACCAAGAGGGAGATCAACGTACACCAGAAGGCCTCTATTATCTCGACAACATCTCAGCGCAAACCCACTTCTATAAAGCGTTTCATATTAGCTATCCCAATAAGCAGGACATCGCCTACGCAAAACTGCATGATCTCGATCCTGGCGGCGATGTCAAAGTTCATGGGCTAAAAAACGGAACGACGGCACGCCCTGAGTTTGTTCAAAGTTTTGATTGGACCAACGGCTGCATTGCCCTAACCAATGACGAGATGGATGAGTTTATTACTCTCGTTCCCGTCGGAACCCCAATTTCAATCGAGTGGTAA
- a CDS encoding DUF2309 domain-containing protein produces MILENIAVPFATLAQQAAQTIAPAWPLDQSIAVNPWWPQRHQTINDVFAQQAVLIGSTGLMKKSYYQSLWQKQIQPQHVEKALISLGSALSKEQVITDLQRPEQPTPRWKTLAMLLDDKVPSAQGHSWVQEIQQQVSQFIALYHQYPERFDSNGKNGEHLYQSWLEVVTRDKGIRTLLGVDLLPYFAQLPNELFTMLEIAGSEWQDVLANEQGALAFAQASLHQLSGWAGWQAWLDWQANLANTEVKVPHALGLTTILLAWDYVLWQWLQNEKNDEFNIIKRALVVQSSKVNHLYDLAKQQLEPLWVWQRAMELSIQTDWIAQVEHVQQAQQQIRPSLQAVFCIDVRSEPMRRALEAQNSGIETVGFAGFFGIPIAYQTRDDSILRPQLPGLLAPSMVAQQTRMRPERWLRMTKLGWQNSLEKPSSNLGMVEAGGLLKLVSLFKRAVMQEGTENPVNRDARPNDQWELKRNQMPLTAQEKAKLGAGILKAMGFSQRLAPIVLLTGHGSQTCNNHTSSSLDCGACGGQTGEVNVKVLASLLNDPVVRGHMPEFGVTVPDDTHFYAAMHNTTTDDFKVFDAPSAPWRQTLIQASQQARHARVQQFDGPTAPSSGEVNRFFKQRATNWAQMRPEWGLCNNAGVFIAPRALTRNLDFAGRAFLHEYHVDQDPNYTQLERIMTAPLLVMNWINLQYFASVTVPDKYGSGNKLLHNVVGGHIGVFEGNGGDLRIGLSNQSVHDGKQYRHQPVRLSTFIQAPKEAIEMILARHQDVASLVNNNWLFLYQVDAQQRIWQYVKNQWLPITNHNNEMVN; encoded by the coding sequence ATGATTTTAGAAAATATCGCCGTCCCTTTCGCAACGTTAGCTCAACAAGCAGCACAAACCATTGCACCAGCATGGCCTCTAGACCAGTCGATTGCGGTTAACCCTTGGTGGCCTCAGCGTCATCAAACGATTAACGACGTCTTTGCGCAGCAAGCGGTGTTAATTGGTTCAACCGGTCTGATGAAGAAAAGCTACTATCAGTCGCTATGGCAGAAACAAATTCAACCACAACATGTAGAAAAAGCACTAATCTCGCTAGGCTCTGCGCTCAGCAAAGAGCAGGTCATTACTGACTTACAACGCCCAGAGCAACCTACACCGCGTTGGAAAACACTTGCCATGCTGCTTGACGATAAAGTGCCTTCTGCTCAAGGTCACTCATGGGTACAAGAAATTCAGCAACAGGTGAGCCAGTTTATTGCGCTTTATCACCAATATCCGGAACGTTTTGACTCTAACGGTAAAAACGGAGAACACCTTTACCAAAGCTGGCTTGAGGTCGTCACTCGCGATAAAGGTATTCGTACACTGCTTGGTGTCGATTTACTGCCTTACTTTGCTCAATTACCCAATGAGTTGTTCACCATGCTCGAAATTGCCGGCAGTGAGTGGCAAGATGTGTTAGCCAACGAACAAGGCGCGCTTGCCTTTGCTCAAGCCTCTCTCCATCAACTTTCAGGCTGGGCTGGTTGGCAAGCATGGTTAGATTGGCAAGCTAATTTGGCCAACACCGAGGTAAAAGTGCCACATGCATTGGGTTTAACCACTATTTTACTCGCTTGGGACTATGTGCTTTGGCAATGGCTGCAAAACGAAAAAAACGACGAATTCAACATCATCAAACGTGCATTGGTTGTGCAATCAAGCAAAGTAAACCACCTGTATGATTTGGCTAAACAGCAACTTGAGCCACTGTGGGTGTGGCAACGTGCGATGGAATTAAGTATCCAAACAGATTGGATAGCGCAAGTTGAACATGTGCAACAAGCTCAGCAGCAAATACGCCCATCACTCCAAGCTGTATTTTGTATTGATGTTCGATCAGAGCCGATGCGCCGGGCACTTGAAGCCCAAAACTCTGGCATAGAAACCGTTGGATTTGCCGGCTTCTTTGGTATTCCTATTGCTTATCAAACTCGCGATGACAGTATTCTGCGCCCACAACTACCTGGGCTGTTGGCACCATCAATGGTTGCTCAGCAAACCCGTATGCGTCCGGAGCGCTGGTTAAGAATGACCAAGTTAGGCTGGCAAAATAGCCTAGAAAAACCCTCGTCTAACCTAGGCATGGTGGAAGCCGGTGGCTTGCTCAAATTGGTCAGCCTATTCAAACGTGCAGTGATGCAAGAAGGCACCGAAAACCCTGTAAACCGTGATGCAAGACCGAATGACCAATGGGAGCTAAAACGCAATCAAATGCCACTCACCGCGCAGGAAAAAGCGAAATTGGGTGCCGGCATTCTAAAAGCAATGGGCTTTAGCCAGCGTCTCGCTCCTATTGTGCTGCTCACGGGACATGGTAGCCAAACCTGCAATAACCACACTTCATCAAGCCTCGACTGTGGTGCGTGTGGTGGACAAACCGGTGAAGTAAATGTCAAGGTTCTCGCAAGCCTGCTCAACGATCCTGTGGTGAGAGGGCACATGCCAGAATTTGGCGTCACTGTTCCAGACGATACCCATTTCTATGCAGCGATGCACAATACGACCACCGATGACTTTAAGGTGTTTGATGCACCATCAGCACCTTGGCGTCAAACCTTGATTCAAGCAAGCCAACAAGCACGGCACGCTCGCGTACAGCAATTTGATGGGCCAACCGCCCCTAGCAGCGGTGAAGTGAATCGTTTCTTTAAGCAAAGAGCGACTAACTGGGCACAAATGCGACCTGAATGGGGGTTGTGTAATAACGCTGGCGTATTTATCGCTCCGCGTGCTCTAACCCGTAACTTAGACTTTGCTGGTCGCGCATTCTTACACGAATATCATGTAGACCAAGATCCGAATTATACCCAACTAGAACGCATCATGACTGCGCCACTGCTTGTTATGAACTGGATCAACTTGCAATACTTTGCTTCTGTCACCGTGCCAGATAAATATGGGAGTGGTAACAAATTACTTCATAACGTGGTTGGCGGTCACATTGGGGTATTTGAAGGTAATGGCGGTGACTTGCGCATCGGTTTATCTAACCAATCGGTTCACGATGGCAAACAGTATCGTCATCAACCCGTACGTTTGAGCACCTTTATTCAAGCGCCAAAAGAAGCTATCGAAATGATCTTAGCGCGTCATCAAGACGTCGCCTCATTAGTGAACAATAACTGGTTATTTCTCTACCAAGTCGATGCACAGCAACGTATCTGGCAATACGTGAAAAACCAGTGGTTACCTATCACCAATCACAATAACGAGATGGTCAATTAA
- a CDS encoding NADH-quinone oxidoreductase subunit L: MYSLFLVTPLKLMLLGLIAILGFTIVRYSWVAFSGEADRPRFLRSLLMTIAAVVLVIVSNHLLLFWAAWVAVSLSLHRLILFYPLRPRAQLAAHKKFLLARLSELLLAIAFSALYTQYQTPYINDILAQTSFTHSTTTTTIAAIMLALVALIKCAQLPMHGWLIQVVEAPTPVSALLHAGIVNLGGILLLFFAPILASSAFACWMIIILAGISTVIAGLVSTTRISIKVKLAWSTSSQMGLMLVEIALGLYEMALLHLFAHSFYKAYSFLNSGNTVNHYLAAKLAGEVKPKVRHWSIALSLGLIILAAAQWEFAVMTSFAATILVWLALSTLLLPTITRFDKGTPARLAISLGFAVILLTLYTTAKHHLAALVGLNAPLNLVADIVVACLFVSLFACSIALQYWPHVSWVKRLFIWLNAGAYLDEWATRLTLKLWPSESLLKLQHAHWQVETEVK; encoded by the coding sequence ATGTATTCTCTTTTTTTGGTGACTCCGCTCAAACTAATGTTACTCGGTTTGATTGCGATTCTAGGGTTCACCATTGTTCGTTATAGTTGGGTTGCCTTTAGTGGCGAAGCGGATCGTCCACGATTCTTGCGTTCACTATTAATGACTATAGCAGCCGTTGTGCTGGTGATTGTGAGTAACCACCTCTTACTCTTTTGGGCTGCATGGGTTGCGGTTAGCCTATCTCTGCACCGTTTGATTTTGTTTTACCCGCTGCGCCCTCGAGCTCAACTTGCCGCACATAAAAAATTCTTACTCGCGCGTCTCAGTGAGCTTCTGTTGGCTATCGCATTTTCAGCTCTGTACACCCAATATCAAACCCCTTATATCAACGATATCCTTGCGCAAACATCATTTACTCATAGCACCACCACGACAACGATTGCTGCGATTATGTTGGCTTTGGTTGCCCTGATTAAGTGCGCTCAATTGCCAATGCATGGCTGGCTTATTCAGGTGGTTGAAGCCCCGACGCCGGTATCAGCTCTGCTACACGCCGGCATCGTTAACCTGGGGGGTATTTTGCTGCTGTTTTTTGCCCCTATTCTTGCATCAAGCGCATTTGCTTGCTGGATGATAATCATTTTAGCCGGCATCAGTACCGTTATCGCAGGGCTTGTCAGTACCACACGCATCAGTATTAAAGTCAAACTAGCGTGGTCGACGAGCTCACAAATGGGATTAATGCTGGTAGAAATTGCGTTAGGCCTATATGAAATGGCGCTACTGCACCTCTTCGCCCACTCATTCTACAAAGCCTATTCGTTTCTCAACAGTGGCAACACCGTCAACCACTATTTGGCAGCCAAGCTCGCAGGTGAAGTGAAACCCAAGGTTCGCCACTGGTCTATCGCTCTCTCACTCGGACTCATTATCTTAGCCGCTGCACAATGGGAATTTGCTGTCATGACCAGTTTTGCAGCCACCATATTAGTTTGGCTAGCACTAAGCACTTTGTTGCTACCAACGATTACACGCTTTGATAAAGGCACGCCAGCTCGCCTAGCAATATCACTCGGATTTGCCGTGATACTGTTGACCTTGTACACCACCGCAAAACATCATCTCGCGGCTCTAGTGGGCTTAAATGCGCCACTTAATCTAGTCGCAGACATTGTCGTTGCTTGTTTATTCGTGAGCCTCTTTGCCTGCTCTATCGCATTACAATACTGGCCTCATGTGAGTTGGGTAAAGCGCTTATTTATATGGCTAAACGCAGGTGCTTACTTAGATGAATGGGCAACCCGCCTAACCTTAAAATTGTGGCCAAGTGAGTCACTTCTTAAATTGCAGCATGCGCACTGGCAAGTCGAAACCGAGGTAAAATAA
- a CDS encoding transposase, whose product MTTARSQLICPDITPYYHCVSRCVRRSYLCGVDNLTGKSYEHRRDWIEQRILNLASIYFIQICSYAVMSNHYHLVVRIDKEGALALSDLEVVERWHAEHQLPPIIQRWLAGEIKSDIEKEVCNQFINEWRERLYSLSWFMRELNYDIAVQANKEDQCTGRFWEGRFKSQALLDEKALLAAMAYVDLNPIRAKMADTPEQSDFTSIKARLTSLEKGDITTPSLANFMGYEHQNKTQGIPFKLSDYLELVDWLGRHIRPDKPGYIHDSHPNILIRLSLAQKDCLALCTKLEKKPRVWVGTTACLHHAKKALNKKRMVALHIA is encoded by the coding sequence ATGACCACTGCTCGTTCACAGCTGATTTGCCCAGACATCACACCGTATTATCACTGTGTGTCTCGCTGTGTTCGTCGCTCGTATTTGTGTGGTGTCGATAACCTAACGGGAAAATCTTATGAGCATCGTCGAGATTGGATTGAGCAACGCATTCTTAATCTTGCCTCCATTTATTTCATTCAAATCTGCTCTTATGCGGTGATGAGCAATCACTACCATTTGGTCGTTCGAATTGATAAAGAGGGTGCTCTTGCTTTATCTGATTTGGAAGTGGTTGAGCGCTGGCATGCTGAGCATCAACTGCCTCCAATTATTCAACGTTGGTTAGCTGGAGAGATAAAATCGGACATAGAAAAAGAGGTGTGTAATCAATTCATTAACGAATGGCGAGAGCGACTTTATTCCCTCAGTTGGTTTATGCGTGAGCTTAATTACGATATTGCGGTTCAAGCCAATAAAGAAGATCAATGTACAGGCCGGTTTTGGGAAGGGAGATTCAAATCTCAGGCACTACTCGATGAAAAAGCCTTGCTGGCAGCGATGGCGTATGTTGATTTAAATCCTATTCGAGCCAAGATGGCCGACACACCTGAGCAGTCTGACTTCACTTCAATAAAAGCCAGACTAACGAGTTTAGAGAAAGGAGACATCACCACACCATCGCTCGCCAATTTTATGGGCTACGAGCACCAGAATAAGACCCAAGGTATTCCTTTTAAGCTCAGCGACTACCTCGAGCTAGTGGACTGGCTTGGCCGACATATAAGGCCAGATAAGCCCGGTTATATCCATGATTCTCATCCGAATATACTGATCAGGCTCTCTCTAGCGCAAAAAGACTGTTTAGCACTTTGTACCAAGCTAGAGAAAAAACCACGTGTTTGGGTAGGAACAACAGCATGCTTACACCACGCCAAAAAGGCTCTAAACAAAAAACGGATGGTCGCGCTGCATATTGCGTAA
- a CDS encoding LysR family transcriptional regulator → MSRLNYHHLYYFWQVAKQGNLTQTAQKLHISQSALSSQIKQLEQSMGVDLFVRKGRSLSLTESGYHALSYAEEIFRNGEELETLLTSGKTLPGATIRIGILSTISRNFIEQFIQPLINQSDCRYVLQSMSQTGLLNALAELQLDVALTNIPVRGSNKQNWQSRVLARQAVAIIGPPDLDLKEELGESYRNRQWVLPYGENPLRAAFDAYAAQYQLQPNIIAESDDMAMLRLLTRDTGALAVMPEVVVKDELDHGTLKRYLLLPNVYENYYALTVKRRVVHPKLDMLLRPI, encoded by the coding sequence ATGAGTCGACTCAACTACCATCATCTCTACTATTTTTGGCAAGTAGCCAAGCAAGGTAACCTGACGCAAACAGCGCAGAAGTTGCATATTTCACAATCGGCACTTTCTTCACAAATCAAACAGTTAGAGCAATCTATGGGGGTTGATCTGTTTGTGCGAAAAGGGCGTTCTTTGAGCCTGACCGAAAGTGGTTACCATGCCCTCAGTTACGCGGAAGAAATCTTCCGTAATGGTGAGGAGTTAGAAACATTATTGACGAGTGGTAAGACCTTACCAGGGGCAACAATTCGTATTGGCATTCTTTCTACCATCTCAAGAAACTTTATTGAGCAGTTTATTCAACCGCTTATCAACCAAAGTGATTGCCGTTATGTACTGCAATCGATGAGCCAAACGGGTTTGCTCAATGCATTAGCTGAGTTACAACTTGATGTGGCACTAACCAATATTCCGGTGCGTGGTTCGAATAAACAGAACTGGCAAAGCCGAGTGCTTGCTCGTCAGGCGGTGGCAATCATTGGTCCTCCAGATTTGGACCTGAAAGAAGAACTGGGGGAGAGTTATCGTAATCGCCAGTGGGTGTTACCTTATGGGGAAAATCCCTTGCGAGCGGCATTTGATGCTTATGCGGCACAATATCAGCTGCAGCCAAACATCATCGCTGAGTCAGACGACATGGCGATGCTACGTTTGTTAACTCGTGATACTGGGGCGTTGGCGGTTATGCCTGAAGTGGTGGTAAAAGACGAACTGGATCATGGGACATTAAAGCGCTATTTGCTATTGCCTAACGTTTACGAAAACTACTATGCATTAACCGTAAAACGGCGGGTGGTTCATCCGAAATTGGATATGTTGCTGCGACCGATTTAA
- a CDS encoding BatD family protein, with amino-acid sequence MKFLFSHLIRTLSLLALTLLSVNAFADNFYATVSKNRVVQNEVFQLEVTTDGKASSGDLDFSVLKKDFVMGQPSFSTSVSIINGSRSATAQWTVSLAAKHTGIITIPSFTLNGDKTQAIALQVQKDTNAPATKDLVEVTSHLDKTTLYPKEAALLKARLIVKTDPRRLQSTNIEPPKVDGMELKSTGEPKQYQAVLNGLQVTVVDQNFRITATKPGTFSLSEPKFEGSILYGNDYNGSTRIVSVETTPKTYQIHVQPQPKDYKGVWLPTSHLSLKQSWTDGQGNPIIQDTFKTKVGDSLNREITLEVSGVSQNELPDIIINNPVGVRTYAEKPHFKTQDNGDVVMTLKQVVIPSKTGNLELPSVSLNWWNSTAKREQTAKLSGLTLSVAPGDNAQPLPAVNPAPSAPAQVKVVTKQDAGFWPYLTGLFVVLWLATLGLAFYWKRKTPVAKQVDDKPTQASAQSLTLEQAIAAKNGIAISQALSQWRQTVTLTSEEEAELTQEKNALDQALYSNKGSDLDGKALLALIRRIEKRMKKKSKLSKDDSTLPPL; translated from the coding sequence ATGAAATTTCTCTTTTCTCATTTAATTCGGACGTTATCGCTACTCGCCCTGACATTGCTCAGTGTGAATGCATTCGCCGACAACTTTTATGCGACGGTCAGTAAAAACCGTGTCGTGCAAAATGAAGTGTTTCAGTTAGAAGTCACTACAGACGGTAAAGCCTCATCGGGAGATCTCGATTTCTCTGTTCTTAAAAAAGACTTTGTGATGGGCCAGCCAAGCTTTAGTACATCAGTCAGTATCATCAATGGGTCTCGTTCGGCCACCGCACAATGGACTGTCTCTTTAGCGGCTAAGCATACCGGAATAATTACCATCCCTAGCTTTACGCTTAATGGCGACAAAACACAGGCCATTGCTTTGCAAGTGCAAAAGGACACTAATGCTCCAGCAACAAAAGATCTGGTGGAAGTCACCAGCCATCTGGATAAAACTACGCTTTATCCGAAAGAAGCTGCTCTACTTAAAGCCCGTTTGATCGTCAAAACCGACCCACGCCGCTTGCAAAGTACCAACATCGAGCCACCAAAAGTCGACGGAATGGAATTAAAATCGACTGGCGAGCCGAAACAGTACCAAGCGGTTCTCAATGGTTTGCAAGTCACTGTTGTGGATCAGAACTTTCGGATTACAGCCACCAAGCCCGGAACCTTCTCTTTAAGCGAACCAAAATTTGAAGGCTCGATTTTATACGGCAACGACTACAACGGTAGTACACGCATCGTGTCAGTAGAAACCACGCCGAAAACCTATCAAATTCATGTACAACCACAACCTAAAGATTATAAAGGGGTATGGCTACCTACATCCCATCTATCGCTGAAACAAAGTTGGACTGATGGACAAGGTAACCCAATCATTCAAGACACCTTTAAAACTAAGGTTGGCGATTCATTAAACCGAGAGATAACGTTAGAAGTGTCTGGCGTATCGCAAAATGAACTGCCTGATATCATCATTAATAATCCAGTTGGTGTGCGCACTTACGCAGAAAAGCCACACTTTAAAACGCAGGATAATGGCGATGTGGTGATGACGCTCAAGCAAGTAGTGATTCCAAGCAAAACAGGTAATCTAGAACTACCAAGCGTGTCACTGAATTGGTGGAACAGCACAGCCAAACGAGAACAAACAGCCAAATTGAGCGGGTTGACTCTCTCCGTTGCGCCAGGCGATAACGCTCAGCCTCTGCCAGCTGTGAATCCAGCGCCAAGCGCGCCAGCACAGGTAAAAGTGGTCACTAAACAGGATGCAGGATTCTGGCCATACCTCACTGGCTTATTTGTGGTGCTGTGGCTAGCTACTTTAGGTTTAGCTTTCTATTGGAAGCGTAAAACACCTGTAGCGAAACAGGTCGACGATAAGCCAACGCAAGCAAGCGCGCAATCACTGACGTTAGAGCAAGCCATTGCCGCGAAAAATGGGATTGCTATTAGCCAAGCACTCAGTCAGTGGCGTCAAACGGTCACGCTAACGAGTGAAGAGGAAGCGGAATTAACCCAAGAGAAAAACGCCCTCGACCAAGCGCTCTACTCCAATAAAGGATCTGATTTAGATGGTAAAGCCCTGCTCGCTCTAATTCGTCGCATTGAAAAGCGTATGAAGAAAAAAAGCAAACTCTCAAAGGACGATAGTACGTTACCCCCGCTATAA